A region of Stigmatopora nigra isolate UIUO_SnigA chromosome 6, RoL_Snig_1.1, whole genome shotgun sequence DNA encodes the following proteins:
- the nol11 gene encoding nucleolar protein 11-like: protein MAALYEGYTLCGLVPLQNLANSGIQGIEAERDSDHVIVTDSFRSVTLYKVSDQKPLGSWTVRQDNSLSCPAVYNTQTKEYVAVTDNKVIRIWKEDDILIDKTFKATVLSDIWRIHCVAGGDPVVLFKRGAVRLLDSLLAAPQQTVEEVLDSDETIRWSTTIVAENQQFLIFTTEQKGDNFLYLQNLKPNTVQKYHLERESSGLAPLSFSVAWRNQLIHLLYLYPNGRVYQSVISARGPRSEDESQNSLPLPRNLLLSLNVGKDQLNAASALLLDEAHVAIVGVPHPSVADGKDFLCIWNTNFQTLQAGKEMAGKIFGQLWCFSNKLFIPHGKTLSVIPYECSKSSLASALGKLKQSRTEESRPLLSVPSWSNILHDESIQPPRTLEPRKLRSTRRSQLAPNQNVEQVLELAKTASIGEVQKKVEELFSRNEIKDLNQSVGQLASVLVSRSLADAAFYPSSTLAQLVNTQSLCHSVCPELVQLALEKKDYFLCQLCLQFFPDIPEYVTCICLKAFISMQDNDATKINLEPDSVSFMETLIAREHGVVGSQNGFNDSSSSENHLAGTMTELEDDKMETPTEQSCPVSLKRAVLLNEILQTAYSDDLLLPHLKDLSSQHVLLFLRYLHFLYLRYDQDTFPHSHGYRSPSMTQIMDWVCLLLDAHFTVLVMTSEAKGLLLNLHSYISSQVKLFSELGKVEGSLQELQRMKIKKDVGQYSIEVIELF, encoded by the exons ATGGCCGCGCTATATGAGGGCTACACGTTGTGTGGACTTGTTCCATTGCAGAATCTGGCAAATTCTGGAATTCAGGGCATCGAAGCGGAGAGGGATAGTGACCATGTAATCGTAACCGACTCATTCAGATCTGTTACTCTTTACAAG GTTTCTGACCAAAAGCCACTGGGAAGCTGGACTGTAAGACAAGACAACAGTTTGTCATGTCCAGCAGTCtataacacacaaacaaaagaatATGTGGCAGTAACAGACAACAAG GTGATCAGAATCTGGAAGGAAGACGACATTTTAATAGATAAGACATTCAAAGCCACT GTCTTGTCGGACATCTGGAGGATCCACTGCGTTGCTGGCGGAGATCCTGTGGTCTTGTTTAAGAGAGGAGCAGTCAGACTTctggattctcttcttgcagctCCTCAGCAAACTGTTGAAGAAGTCTTGGATTCTGATGAAACCATAAG ATGGAGCACAACCATAGTGGCAGAAAACCAGCAATTTCTCATCTTCACAACAGAACAG AAAGGGGACAATTTCCTATACCTCCAGAACCTGAAGCCAAACACAGTACAGAAGTACCACTTGGAGCGAGAAAGTTCCGGCCTAGCCCCCCTTAGCTTCTCGGTCGCCTGGAGAAATCAACTCATCCATCTACTATACCTCT ATCCTAATGGTCGCGTGTACCAGAGTGTGATATCCGCACGGGGGCCACGGTCCGAAGACGAGTCCCAAAATTCACTTCCATTGCCTCGCAACCTGCTGCTATCTCTAAATGTCGGCAAGGATCAGCTGAATGCAGCTTCTGCCCTCCTGCTAGATGAAGCTCACGTGGCTATTGTTGGGGTACCGCACCCCTCAGTTGCAGATGGGAAAG ACTTTCTCTGCATCTGGAATACCAATTTCCAGACACTTCAGGCAGGGAAAGAAATGGCGGGTAAAATTTTTGGACAG ctatGGTGTTTCTCCAACAAGTTATTCATTCCACACGGCAAAACGCTGTCTGTTATTCCTTATGAATGCAGCAAATCTTCACTTGCTTCTGCTTTGGGAAAACTGAAGCAATCCAGGACTGAAG AATCCAGACCTCTTTTGTCAGTGCCGTCTTGGAGCAACATATTACATGATGAGAGTATTCAACCGCCAAGAACTTTAGAGCCCAGGAAATTG AGATCTACACGGAGAAGCCAGTTGGCCCCCAATCAAAATGTTGAGCAGGTTCTGGAGCTTGCCAAg ACTGCATCAATTGGGGAAGTGCAGAAAAAAGTAGAAGAGCTTTTTTCTAGAAATGAAATCAAAGATCTGAATCAATCTGTGGGACAATTGGCATCGGTTCTGGTGTCCCGCAGTTTGGCTGATGCTGCATTCTATCCGTCGTCAACACTGGCACAGCTTGTAAACACCCAGTCTTTGTGCCACAG CGTATGCCCTGAGCTTGTGCAGCTGGCCCTGGAAAAGAAAGATTACTTCCTATGTCAGCTCTGCTTACAGTTCTTCCCTGACATCCCAGAATATGTCACCTGCATCTGTCTGAAGGCTTTCATTAG CATGCAAGACAACGACGCAACAAAAATTAATCTGGAGCCTGACAGTGTCTCCTTCATGGAAACATTAATTGCCAGAGAACATGGTGTGGTCGGCTCACAGAATGGTTTTAACGACAGTTCCTCTTCAGAAAACCATTTAGCCGGCACAATGACAGAATTGGAAGATGACAAGATGGAAACGCCAACTGAACAAAGTTGCCCTGTAAGCTTAAAAAGGGCTGTTTTACt AAATGAGATCCTGCAGACGGCATACAGTGACGATCTCCTTCTACCGCATTTGAAAGATCTTTCCTCTCAGCACGTTCTA CTTTTCCTCCGGTATCTGCACTTCCTCTACTTAAGATATGATCAAGATACTTTCCCTCATAGCCATGGTTATCGATCACCAAGTATGACACAG ATTATGGATTGGGTTTGCCTGTTGTTGGATGCTCATTTCACAGTTCTTGTCATGACTTCAGAAGCTAAAGGGCTATTGCTAAACCTACATAGCTATATTAGTTCGCAG GTGAAACTATTTTCTGAACTTGGGAAAGTTGAAGGTAGTCTTCAAGAACTCCAACGAATGAAGATAAAAAAGGATGTTGGACAGTATTCTATTGAAGTTATcgagcttttttaa